The following are encoded together in the Tripterygium wilfordii isolate XIE 37 chromosome 3, ASM1340144v1, whole genome shotgun sequence genome:
- the LOC119995562 gene encoding zinc finger MYM-type protein 1-like, with protein sequence MKCENLMNQKKSIASFFSKQSSKNRSDYRIRLNSAIECSRFLLHQGLPFRGHDESQASSNQGNYLELQGFLARNNEVIKSVVLNEAPGRHKLTSPDIQKEITQAAAEETTSAIIKDLGDSLFSIMIDESRDISCKEQMAVVLRYVDKKGHIMERFLGIQHVSETTAISLKASIEALFATHGLTISRLRGQGYDGASNMQGEFNDLKALILRDNPTAYFVHCFAHQLQLALIGVTKNHNDVGDLFNFVTSILNVVGGSCKRRDILRDKQEAKIIEALEGGEISSGRGLNQETTLRRHGDTRWGSHYLRLSRWH encoded by the coding sequence ATGAAGTGTGAGAATCTAatgaatcaaaaaaaaagtattgcaTCTTTCTTCTCTAAGCAGTCATCGAAGAATCGAAGTGATTATCGAATTCGCTTGAATTCTGCTATCGAGTGTAGTCGATTTCTATTACACCAAGGGCTCCCGTTCCGTGGCCATGATGAATCTCAAGCCTCAAGCAATCAAGGAAACTATTTAGAGCTTCAAGGTTTTCTTGCAAGAAATAATGAGGTGATAAAAAGTGTTGTTCTTAATGAAGCTCCTGGCCGTCACAAATTGACATCACCCGATATTCAGAAGGAAATTACTCAAGCTGCTGCAGAGGAGACTACCAGTGCAATCATCAAAGACCTTGGTGATTCATTATTTTCCATTATGATTGATGAGTCGCGTGACATATCATGCAAAGAGCAAATGGCTGTTGTTTTGAGGTACGTCGACAAAAAAGGGCATATAATGGAGCGTTTCCTTGGCATTCAACATGTGTCTGAAACGACAGCTATTTCACTAAAGGCTAGTATTGAAGCTTTATTTGCTACTCATGGTTTAACTATTTCAAGATTACGTGGTCAAGGTTATGATGGAGCAAGTAATATGCAAGGGGAGTTCAACGACTTGAAAGCTCTTATTTTGAGAGATAATCCGACTGCGTACTTTGTCCATTGTTTTGCACATCAACTCCAATTAGCTCTCATAGGTGTCACAAAAAATCACAATGATGTTGGAGATCTTTTTAACTTTGTCACTAGTATCTTGAATGTTGTTGGAGGATCGTGTAAAAGGCGAGATATCCTTAGAGATAAACAAGAGGCCAAGATCATTGAAGCACTTGAGGGAGGAGAAATTTCAAGTGGAAGGGGTTTGAATCAAGAAACTACTCTAAGACGACATGGTGATACACGGTGGGGCTCACATTATCTACGCTTATCACGTTGGCATTGA